Genomic segment of Hydra vulgaris chromosome 08, alternate assembly HydraT2T_AEP:
tatatatatatatatatatgtaaatattattttttcaattattctgAGGTATATTTTTCGTCTTCAGTCTGGTAGAAACATAACTGGTAGGATTgtgttttatattgtatatacttTGTAAGGAGAAATATGCACTAAGGAGAAGTGTGCAATTTTCATACATGGCATTTTTTAACTGTTCCCGTTTTActcatatttttatcaaaataaaatttattacatattcaaacctttttaatttattcccttcgtgttttttaaatattttttgaatcatcTTTTGTTGCCTGTGAAAATGGTGAGGTTATCttcatattttgattaaataaaattgcaaatatttataatttttattatatacaaatatttataatatttacaaaatttgtaattttagagTCGTTAACATTTGAGTACTGCAGAAATAATCGctccatttttaaaagttaaataaaaacaataacaagcTAATGatcgttttcatttttaaaagttaaataaaaacaataacaagcTAATGatcgttttcatttttaaaagttaaataaaaacaataacaagcTAAGGAAAACACCAGTTACAGCGTTACATAGACTTTTCacctctttaaactttttttctttagaccATTCAAGCTGTACTAGTAGAAAGCAACCTGTAATACGGGTTATGGTAGGTCTGTAACATAaattatagtggctgttttccacaatctAAAGTAGTCTAACTTAAAGTTTATAATTGCAATACTGAGATAATGTAAGATGATTTCTAACCAAAGTAGCACGTTCAAGGTTGTGAACCAATTGCTTATGTCAACCAGCATCACCAATTGGAAAAAATAGAGGATAAACCATAGGATCTAAATTGGCAGACATACTTGATATAGTTTTAAGAGGATGACCTTTCAGGTAAATAACAACTTCCCTAGAAGCAGGTGGTTCACCATCTTCACTAACAAATACAACTGCAAAGTTATTATGAGACGGGAGATTATAGCAACGTCTATCTTGTCcttcaagtaaagacattttGACAAGTGACACTGAGCGACCTGCTATTGATACTCAATGAATTTCTTCATTTTCCacttcagccatgtttttaaatgcaagagcaaatgggttCTCTTCACTAATAATAGTTTGCAATCGAAACATTTAATCATTTAAGCAAAGATCATTATCACGTAATGTTTTTTGCTTAAATGTTTAAGTTATTAAGGATCAGCAAAGACCAcgtaatgatttttaatttaatgatttaatgctattaaacttaaaattaaaatgtaataaagcgATTAGTATTACTTCGGCACAAAGCATTCTTTCGTATTTAGCAGCATTTCTAgcattttgttaataattttttcgtatCTAGCAGCATTTCTAGCATTTTGTCGATAATTCTTTCGTATCTAGCAGCATATCTAGCATTTTGTCGGTTATTAATTTCGTCTCTTTCGATTCTGCGACGATTATTTTTAACTCGCCTAACAAAGCTCTCCTTATTTGGGTTCGAATAATTTGCTGCTTGCCGAGCAGGATTTCTAGCATTTTGTCGATTattaatttcaacaaaatatatatatcagctaaaaggtaattgaaaaaacattaacttagcacaaaataaaaaaagattaaaaaccaGCCATTCTAATAATAAGCATACTAACTAAcacagaaaaagtaaaaaaaaaattacttttttacaaacttcaatattatttctttaaaaaaattattagtagtcgtttttaaagattttacaaaactttacaatattttgttcTTCTACAACAAATGAATACATCATTcgataaatctaaattaaaaaatatattgaataagtaaataaataagaaaaaaatgaaaatcaatgtaccttAAAGAGTAAAGCTGTTCTGATTTACCAGAATAgtagttgttaaatattaatatttaatgttagctttgaaaaaataatttatgctgaTACATCATGATTccaaaatatttatagcaaaagcTAATTGagataaaacaaattgtttgtatggcaaaatattttgtgtttgcttttagtgaatgattaaaagcagtgatttttattaatgaaactaCCTAATGTCTATTAActcaaaagaaaacaaaaaaaacaacaatatcaCACActataagttaatataatatgcatataacaTAACTTAAGTAACATAACATTCATATATAACAAAACATAACtaacaacattacgcaaaatgttattaaaatacattatcaTGTATTATTAGAACAATTAATAATATAGGCTTGAAAAGACCTTGACATAAATTAGTAATAGTTTGACACTAAACACTGCCGTGTAACCCTCTGCTATAAGTACATCACTTGGCTGGCAAGATTGATAAATGTTGCTTTTTACGTTTATATTAAGTCACAgcactttgaaaacatggaaataacataatataaacatatgtagCAACTACAaacgcaatatatatatatatatatataaatatatatatatatatatatatatatatatatatatatatatatatatataaatatatatatataaatatatatatatatataaatatatatatatatatacatatatatatctatatatatctatatatatatatatatatatatatatatatatatatatatatatatatatatatatatatatatatatatatatatatatatatatatatatatatatatatatatatatatatatatatatatatatatatatatatatatttatatatattagggaatCCAATTACGATTATCGATTACCCGAGTACCCGAGTAATTGATACTTTATAAGCAAGTTCCGAGTAGTCGACTATTCGGAATATTTTTTTCGAGTATCgagtataatatttaaacaaaaaaatgtaaatattgcaCATTCATTTAACTATTAATCAATCGAGTATCGGTATTCTaccgttttttcttcttttacttCTATAATAAAGTTGCTTAGCAACCGTTGATTTTTAactaagtttcaaaatttttttttaactaagttacataaaataaataacatttgtaATTTGAAGTTGTACGACGTAAAATTTGCAAGaaagtgaaatttaaaaaaaaaaatttgtgaaataaataaaataaatacttaattttctaatatatatagcTGCCTTTGGTAAGTGAAGTGTTTTGAGTAAAATGTACTAAATTTCAAGtaataaatgcatatttaaatacgtataaatttcaattttcaatttttatgctgtgtttttttattttagtgatttatttacatatacCCAGAAATGTCTTCGAAAAAATCAGAGGTAtggaaatattttacaaaaaaagaaaaatcggAGTCAGTTTGTAACATATGCAAATCTATAATTCAACGTCTGGGATCTAATACTACTGGAATgattaatcatttaaaattacatagcatatctttacaaaaaagaaatttgggCGACACAAATGAAACTGATGCGTCTTCTTCGAAAAACACAAAATCATTTTCTCAGTTGGAAAtggaataataaatttcataagTCGAGAATCATTGAATGAAATATTGGCGAAATGTGCGACAAAAGATGGATTTAGCATCAAAGGAATTACTTCATCTGAAGCCATTAAGGGTTTCGTAGCAAGTCGTAATTATAAAATGCCAAAAAGTGAAACAACGgtaatgaaatatataatggatttttataaaaatattttaccattttcTTAGTTATGCTACAACCATGCTATACATCTTGCTGTACttgatgtattttataaaaaaagtgggAGTTTAATTACGAATGATGATGCGGTAATTGATACAAATTTCCAAGATGATGAGAATTTAGAATATGATGAAAATTTAGCAGATGATGATTGTGTTGAAACTACCGAACAAAATGATGAGGTAGCTGATGCATTTGCTTTTGATGGTAACTTAAATTTCCAAAATGATTTAGTTAGACAATTACAAGTCTTTCGTGAAGACATTGGCAAAATTCTTGATGAAAcacgaaaaattattaaatttttcaaatattcttcaGTTCGAAGCAGTGTTCTTGAAAAGCATATAATAGATCAAGAAGGCAAAAAGTTACGATTGCTACTCGATTGCAAAACAAGATGGAACTCAATAATACCAATGGTAAAtcgtttcataaaaaaatacgaTTGTATACAAAAGGCTCTAATGGAATTAGGTCAGCAAAAATgttcccaaaaaaaaataaaagttttagaagaAATATCATATGTTTTACAACCGGTTGAGCTTGCTGTTAAGGAGCTCAGTAAAgacaataataatcttttaaaagctGAAGGAGTATGCATATTTTTGCTAAACAAGCTAAGAGAAACAAATACGCAGTTAGCCATGGAAACGTTCACtgctttgaaaaaaagaattgaagaaAGACGAAATAAGGATGTTGTATCACTCTTGCGTTTTTTACAATCTGCAAATTATCCTAAACCAGAGATTACCTGccattttacttatttaaaaaaaagttctattcaTTTATTGGCTAAAGAAACCTTCAAAAGGCTGTTCAATGAAGATCCTGCAAACACACAGATGGATACAGAGTTAACaattgaaaatgaagaaataatttCAAACAATGGTTTGGTTTCAAATTATGATGAACTccaaaaaacaattgaattaaTTATGACTGTTCcgaaaaaaaataatgagaGAAAATCCACATTGGAAAAAGAAATGAAGTTGTGGGAGAAAGATTGTTCAAAACGAGGTGACTCTATTGGAAAACTTTTTACAGCATTATTGACAATACAACCAACGTCAACAGTAAGTGAAAGAGTGTTTTCGGTAGCTTCAGCTTTTGTCACAAAAAACCGAAATCAGTTGAAAATGGAAACGGTTGAcaaacttgtatttttaaagtattattttttaaataaaaaaatagatttaaaactaaaattgttgcattttattttaattttaattaacacaaCATGGTgtgggtaaattttttttcctctaCCCGGATACCCGGGTACCcgggtaattaaaaaaataaaatactcgaTTACCCGGATAACGTAAAAATACGATTATTTGGactcactaatatatatatatatatattatatatatatatatatatatatatatatatatatatatatatatatatatatatatatatatatatatatatatatatatatatatatatatatatatatatatatatatgtatatatatatatatatatacatatatatatatgtatatatcgggttatatatatatatatatatatatatatatatatatatatatatatatatatatatatatatatatatatatatatatatatatatatatatatatatacatatatatatatatgtatatgttggGTTAGGGAATATATTCGTagcgtttttatattttattttattttacaacgaTTTGTTTCTGTTTGACAAAGTGTAAATATTCATTCGATAGAGCTCTTTCTGCTCTACAAAACTGTCATAATCGTCTTTtggaataatttaattttttgttacttttaaggCTTAAAAATGGAATATCCAGGAggtaaaaaacaacattttcgaCACCTACTTTTCTTCGCTTTTCATCGAGGCCAAAAAGCTGCTGAAGCAACCCGAAACATTTGCAACGTATACGGAGACGGTGTCATAGGTGAGTCCACTGCACGAAAATGGtttgcaaagtttaaaaacgGCGATTTTGACGTCGACAACACACCTCGCAACGGGAGACCTTCTGACTTCGACGAAGAGCGTCTCAAAGCACTTTTAAAGGAGGACGGTCACCAAACAAGTCGTGAATTGGCCGAAAAAATGAACTGTGATCATAAAACGATTCTCAACCATCTTCATTCAATGGGATTTGCTGAAAAATTGGGAGCCTGGGTACCTCACGAGTTGAGCAAAGTAAACAAAGAAAATCGCCTTCAAATTGCTTCTCAACATCTTGCCCGCCATCGAGCAACAAGTGGTCATAAACAGCGCTTTTTGTATCGAATTGTCACGGGAGATGAAAAATGGTGTCTATACATTAATATGAAGCAAAGGAAGGAATGGGTGGCACCAGGAGATGCGCCAAAGCCCAGAGTCAAGCGTGACCTTCATCCAAATAAGATCATGATATGTATTTAGTGGGACTGGGAGGGCATGGTGCACTGGGGAATGCTCGATAGGAATGTCACGATCACCAAGGAGCTCTACATACCCCAGCTACGCCGCGTAAATGAAGCTATTCAACTGAAAAGACCTCATCGACTAGGCCAAACCATACTCCTTCACGACAACGCCAGACCTCATGTTGCGCAAGTTGTCAAAGCCACACTCCAAGAGCTGGAATGGGAGGTCCTTCAGCATCCGCCGTATTCCCGGATCTTGCACCCACAGATTACCATCTTTTCCGATCTCTGTCGAACCATATGAGGGGCGTTACCTTCAATAATAGGAGGACCTTAAAAACTGGGTCAATAACTTCTTCGTTACTAGACCGGGCGATTTTTGGCGGGAAGGCATTGACAAATTGGTCGAGAGGTGGGAGGAAACGTAAACAGCGATGGCGAATACATAAtcgattaatttattattataagtaaagATTTCCcttaaataaaagtctttgatAAAAACGCTTCGAATATATTCCCCaacccaatatatatatatatatatatatatatatatatatatattatatatatatatatatatatatatatatatatatatatatatatatatatatatatatattagtgagtccaaatatatatttatatatatatatatatatatatatatatatatatatattatatatatatattagtgagtccaaatatatatttatatatatatatatatatatatatatatatatatatatatatatatatatatataaatatatatatatattagtgaggccaaatatatatatatatatatatatatatatatatacatatatatatatatatatatatatatatatatatatatatatatatatatatatatatatttaaccttatataaacatatttaaacacatttatattACACATATTAACACAtacataatcaacaaaaaaacatttgatattattataaaaacacatcaATAAAACAACTATTAAGCACATATTACCACTTACACGtacttattaaaaatgcatataaTCAAACAATAAACATGCACAAACAAAATGACGcgagaaaatataaaaaaatctaaagttaaaaaaatatttgtatacaaaCAATACTatttatcttcatttttttcttcatagaAACTGTAATCctcataacaaaatttaatttaatatacattaaaatgtGACATGTCATGTCAGTGTtaccacaaaattttaatttatttgactaaTTTTTCTAAGAAAgaacaaaagtatttaatagcatcagaaattttgaaatattaataactaattttatggAAATAGCATAAGTATAAcatttttgttgcataaaaaataattaggcCTTAACCATACCCCTATATTccttctaaaaaacaaaacataagctcaataaaaacaaaactgctaaaaaaatgaagctaaaagaaaacataaaacaagcaaaatgtaaatgatttaaaaaatgaaaaagagtgATCCTTTTTAcgttatatcaaataaaaataatatataaatcgCTGAACTATTTGCTATACTTACTTCAATTATAATATGATTTTAACGataattatttatcttaatgattctttatgtaatatttctaaactaacaaaataataattaaattccaaaaggtaaaaagtttaaatcgcTTGAGAGATCTTTCTCCAATGAGCGCGTGCATTTAGAGAACACACTCTTTCAAATTTAGAAAAGCTtagtaactaattaaaaatacttaaaaaacgaaAGCCAAACGACGTTAAACGTTAACTTAGTCAATTatattaagatttattttttgaagattttctcGAACATGGAACATGCTCGAGGAAATCTTCGAGGAAATCATGTATTTGAGTTCGTTTCATTTTATGATCTTATTAAACTTTGCGTTGTTACTTTTAATAGATGATGCTTtgaagtcaaataaaaactaaaccaAAATGGATGCCATgcaaatttttagaaaactaaTTAAGCATTCTTCT
This window contains:
- the LOC136083547 gene encoding histone-lysine N-methyltransferase SETMAR-like; translated protein: MEYPGGKKQHFRHLLFFAFHRGQKAAEATRNICNVYGDGVIGESTARKWFAKFKNGDFDVDNTPRNGRPSDFDEERLKALLKEDGHQTSRELAEKMNCDHKTILNHLHSMGFAEKLGAWVPHELSKVNKENRLQIASQHLARHRATSGHKQRFLYRIVTGDEKWCLYINMKQRKEWVAPGDAPKPRVKRDLHPNKIMICI